The sequence below is a genomic window from Ignavibacteriales bacterium.
GGCTTGAAAAAGAATTAGCAGAGAAGAATGCTAAACTTCAGCAGTGTGAAAAAGATAAAGAACAAACACGCGTTAACCTGGGTAAATTGCCTAAATAATTTTAAATGAAATTAATTAATGAATTTGGAGGAAATTTTATGAAACTAAGTAGGTATTTAATTGGATTACTTTCACTCATTGTTCTTCTCTCAACCAATTTGTTGGCTCAGGAAGAAATGACAGTGGAAGAATGGGAAGCTGAAATGTCCCGCCTCAAATCACAAAAAGATGCTTTAACAACTGAGATAGCAAATCTAAAAGGCGAAGTTGATAATTTAAAATCTACATTAGCAGGAATGATGAGCTATGAAGATTGTATGAATGAGTTATATGCATTAGTTGGCGCAACAAAAACTGATGTCGATAACTTCAGAAAAGCAGTGAGTGAATTAGAGGGAAAGATCAGAAGAAAAGAAGGTCCTAAAGCTGACAGGCAGAAAGACCTCAATGCTCTTAAAATGAATAAGATAAGTGCACTTCCTGAGTTTTTCGATAAAGTACACAACCAGATGCAAAAATCTCTTGATAACTGGGTAGAAGAAGTACAGGATATTTCTTACACAGTTGTTAAAGGTGATCACCTCTGGGGTATTGCCCGTAAAAAAGAACATTACGGAAACGGTTTTGCATGGCCTGTAATTTATAAAGCGAATCGCGATCAGATAAAAAATCCTGATTTGATTTATCCAAAACAGACATTCAAAATTCCAAAGCTTACTGAAGAAGAAAAAGCTAAATACGAAAAACTTCGTCAGAACTACAAACCAGCTCCTGTTCAATAATAACAGGCTGCTCGTTTGATGTTAATTAACTGAGTTAGGAAAAGCCCTTATCAGAATATGATAAGGGTTTTTCTATTTAAACCGGAATAAGAATGACAGCGACAGAGAAAAAAATAATTTTAGAGAATGTTGATATGCTATCCCTGCTGGGGATGAACGATTCAAACCTTAAACTGGTTGAAGATAAATTTAACGCTTCAATTACGGTTCGCGGAGAAGCTGTAACAATCAAAGGTGTGATCGAAGAAATTGATTCCATCGAAAAAGTATTTAAAGAAATGTCCTATGTACTGAATACAAGCGGCAGACTGCAGCAAAAGGATGTTGAAACGATTCTTGATCTTACTATGCAGGGAAAAGAGATTGTTGCCGAAAAAGAAATTGATTCGATAATTCTTTATACTAAAAGTGATGCGATCAAAGCGAAAACGTCTGGTCAGTTAAATTATTTGCAGACTGCCAGAAGGAACGATATCTGTTTTGCGATTGGTCCGGCTGGTACAGGAAAAACTTACCTTGCCGTTGCATTAGCCGTAGCTGCATTAAAAAACGGAATTGTAAATAAAATAGTACTTGCGCGACCCGCTGTTGAAGCTGGTGAAAGCCTTGGGTTTCTGCCAGGTGATTTCAGGGAGAAGATTGATCCATATCTCAGACCCTTGTATGACGCACTCGATGATATGATGCCTTCAGAAAAGTTGAAAGGTTATATTGAAAAAAGAATCGTCGAAATTGTTCCTCTTGCTTACATGCGCGGAAGAACACTTAATAATGCCTATGTGATTCTTGATGAAGCACAAAACGCTTCCGCTGTACAAATGAAGATGTTCTTAACAAGGTTAGGAGCTAATTCAAGAGCTATTATTACAGGTGACGTAACACAGATTGACCTGCCTTCAAAAACACAAAGTGGGCTGATACAAGCCAAAGATATTCTGACTGGAATTGAAGGTGTGGGATTTGTCTACTTCGAAAAATCAGATGTGGTGAGACATAAACTTGTTAAGGATATAATAAACGCTTACGAAAAGTACGAGAAGTAATTTTTCTCA
It includes:
- a CDS encoding PhoH family protein, translating into MTATEKKIILENVDMLSLLGMNDSNLKLVEDKFNASITVRGEAVTIKGVIEEIDSIEKVFKEMSYVLNTSGRLQQKDVETILDLTMQGKEIVAEKEIDSIILYTKSDAIKAKTSGQLNYLQTARRNDICFAIGPAGTGKTYLAVALAVAALKNGIVNKIVLARPAVEAGESLGFLPGDFREKIDPYLRPLYDALDDMMPSEKLKGYIEKRIVEIVPLAYMRGRTLNNAYVILDEAQNASAVQMKMFLTRLGANSRAIITGDVTQIDLPSKTQSGLIQAKDILTGIEGVGFVYFEKSDVVRHKLVKDIINAYEKYEK
- a CDS encoding LysM peptidoglycan-binding domain-containing protein; translated protein: MKLSRYLIGLLSLIVLLSTNLLAQEEMTVEEWEAEMSRLKSQKDALTTEIANLKGEVDNLKSTLAGMMSYEDCMNELYALVGATKTDVDNFRKAVSELEGKIRRKEGPKADRQKDLNALKMNKISALPEFFDKVHNQMQKSLDNWVEEVQDISYTVVKGDHLWGIARKKEHYGNGFAWPVIYKANRDQIKNPDLIYPKQTFKIPKLTEEEKAKYEKLRQNYKPAPVQ